One stretch of Halobaculum marinum DNA includes these proteins:
- a CDS encoding DUF7313 family protein, producing the protein MLPSPLEFLVPLGALESVAEVLPFVILAVVLVNLVTRLLAQRSYVRAAEDGDDDEAMSRYLPHELVSFLLIVLSFTFMIVEPHGGMVLSVLVLGMVVADFFEYEARRVEARNDMEMDRPNSALAASALVVAYAGYQSLFFIVAPVWNAIV; encoded by the coding sequence ATGTTACCGTCACCGCTGGAGTTCCTCGTCCCGCTCGGGGCGCTGGAGTCCGTGGCGGAGGTGCTGCCGTTCGTCATCCTGGCGGTCGTGCTCGTCAACCTCGTCACGCGCCTGCTCGCCCAGCGCAGCTACGTGCGCGCTGCCGAGGACGGCGACGACGACGAGGCGATGAGCCGGTACCTGCCCCACGAACTCGTCAGCTTCCTCCTGATCGTCCTGTCGTTCACCTTCATGATCGTCGAACCGCACGGCGGGATGGTGCTGTCCGTCCTCGTGCTCGGGATGGTGGTCGCCGACTTCTTCGAGTACGAGGCGCGCCGCGTCGAAGCGCGCAACGACATGGAGATGGACCGCCCCAACAGCGCACTCGCCGCCTCCGCGCTCGTCGTCGCCTACGCCGGCTACCAGTCGCTGTTCTTCATCGTCGCGCCGGTGTGGAACGCCATCGTCTGA
- a CDS encoding NAD-dependent epimerase/dehydratase family protein produces MASYDTALFVGGTRFIGRHTVEAFLEAGYEVTTVTRGEHDDPFADRDGVDNRTGDRTVRADLEAARDAVDPDVVVDFVGLHPGEVRAATDVFADSRYVYVSSGSAYVPGDVPMREDETDLHPCDPEQEDEDSVETYGPRKAECDRAVFAAAEEGVEAMAVRPMLVQGPHDYTERFGYWVHRVAEHDRVLVPGDGGSLLHRVYVRDLADALLRVAEDGEPGEAYNAADRSAYSLGRSLQLIADALDTEVDVVTASERELAAHDVEPTAFPLYTPDPMLVSTDKLAALGWESTPPAEAVAETARAHVDAGVTGPEESLDRETEEAVIDALHGE; encoded by the coding sequence ATGGCTAGCTACGACACCGCGCTGTTCGTCGGCGGCACGCGCTTCATCGGTCGCCACACCGTCGAGGCGTTCCTGGAGGCCGGCTACGAGGTGACGACCGTCACGCGCGGCGAGCACGACGACCCGTTCGCCGACCGCGACGGCGTGGACAACCGCACCGGCGACCGGACCGTCCGCGCGGACCTCGAAGCCGCCCGCGACGCCGTCGACCCGGACGTGGTCGTCGACTTCGTCGGCCTCCACCCCGGCGAGGTGCGCGCGGCGACCGACGTGTTCGCCGACAGCCGCTACGTGTACGTTTCCTCGGGGTCGGCGTACGTCCCCGGCGACGTGCCGATGCGCGAGGACGAGACGGACCTGCACCCCTGTGACCCGGAGCAGGAGGACGAGGACTCAGTCGAGACGTACGGCCCGCGCAAGGCCGAGTGCGACCGCGCGGTGTTCGCGGCCGCCGAGGAAGGCGTCGAGGCGATGGCCGTCCGCCCGATGCTCGTGCAGGGGCCACACGACTACACCGAGCGCTTCGGCTACTGGGTGCACCGCGTGGCCGAACACGACCGCGTGCTGGTGCCCGGCGACGGCGGGTCACTGCTCCACCGCGTGTACGTGCGGGACCTCGCGGACGCGCTCTTGCGCGTCGCCGAAGATGGTGAGCCGGGGGAGGCGTACAACGCCGCCGACCGCTCGGCGTACTCACTGGGTCGGTCGCTACAGCTGATCGCCGACGCGCTCGACACCGAGGTCGATGTCGTCACCGCCAGCGAGCGAGAGTTGGCCGCCCACGACGTGGAGCCGACGGCGTTCCCGCTGTACACGCCCGACCCGATGCTCGTCTCGACCGACAAACTCGCCGCGCTTGGGTGGGAGTCGACGCCGCCGGCAGAGGCCGTCGCCGAGACCGCGCGGGCGCACGTTGACGCCGGCGTCACGGGTCCCGAGGAGTCGTTAGACCGGGAGACGGAGGAAGCCGTGATCGACGCGCTGCACGGGGAGTAG